From Cinclus cinclus chromosome 2, bCinCin1.1, whole genome shotgun sequence, one genomic window encodes:
- the HSPA13 gene encoding heat shock 70 kDa protein 13: MAGQMAVLGSAVLALLLASYLAQQYLPMPTPRVIGIDLGTTYCSVGVFLPGSGDVKVIVDERGHNSIPSVVSFTDTGVHVGYEGLELADANPQNTIYDAKRFIGKVFTSEELQSESSRYPFKIVNNNGLAEFSVTTNETFHITPERIGSKLLLKLKKMAEANLGMPISKAVISVPAEFDERQRNSTIKAANIAGLSVLRVINEPTAAAMAYGLHKADVFNVLVVDLGGGTLDVSLLNKMGGMFITRAMAGNNKLGGQDFNQRLMVYLYDQLRQMYGSLPTQKEEIHRLRQAVEAVKLNLTVHEAATLRVLLTLPVSKLTRELAESQVKINSALKGEASQNAEGLKNLGDTSKVEDNFVEVVFETEISRKLFEMLNEDLFEKILVPIEQVLQEGHLHKAEVDEIVLVGGSTRIPKIREVIRDFFGKEPNTSVDPDLAVVTGVAIQAGILAGSWPLQVSAIEIPNKHLRKTNFN; encoded by the exons ATGGCGGGGCagatggctgtgctgg gctctgctgtgctggccctgctcttAGCCAGCTACCTGGCACAGCAGTATCTGCCCATGCCCACCCCCAGAGTGATCGGGATCGACCTCGGCACCACCTACTGCTCTGTCGGCGTCTTCCTGCCTGGGAGTGGGGACGTGAAGGTCATCGTGGATGAGAGAGGGCACAACAGCATCCCCAGCGTCGTCTCCTTCACAGACACAGGGGTGCACGTGGGCTATGAAGGCCTAGAACTGGCTGATGCTAATCCTCAGAACACCATATATGATGCCAAGAGATTCATTGGGAAAGTCTTCACTTCAGAAGAACTGCAAAGCGAAAGCAGCAGGTATCCCTTTAAG ATTGTCAACAACAATGGATTAGCTGAATTTTCTGTGACAACTAATGAAACCTTTCACATCACTCCAGAGCGCATTGGCTCTAAGCTGCTgctgaaactgaagaaaatggcAGAGGCCAACCTTGGCATGCCCATTTCCAAGGCAGTCATCTCTGTGCCAGCAGAGTTTGATGAAAGGCAACGGAATTCTACCATTAAGGCAGCTAACATTGCAG GGCTCAGCGTTTTGCGAGTGATCAATgagcccacagctgctgctaTGGCTTATGGTCTCCACAAAGCTGATGTGTTTAATGTTCTGGTGGTGGATTTGGGTGGAGGAACTTTGGATGTATCTCTGTTGAACAAGATGGGAGGGATGTTCATCACACGAGCCATGGCAG GTAACAACAAACTTGGAGGACAGGATTTCAACCAGAGGTTGATGGTGTATTTGTATGATCAGCTCCGTCAAATGTACGGTTCTCTGCCAACACAAAAAGAGGAGATTCACCGCCTCAGACAGGCTGTGGAAGCTGTTAAATTAAACCTGACTGTCCATGAGGCAGCTACACTGAGAGTGCTGTTGACTCTGCCAGTAAGCAAGCTTACAAGAGAACTTGCAGAAAGCCAGGTAAAAATAAATAGTGCACTAAAAGGTGAGGCCTCACAGAATGCAGAAGGCCTGAAAAATCTTGGAGACACTTCCAAAGTAGAGGACAACTTTGTTGAAGTTGTGTTTGAAACAGAGATCTCTCGGAAGCTGTTTGAAATGTTAAACGAAGACCTTTTTGAGAAGATTCTTGTGCCCATTGAGCAAGTGTTGCAGGAAGGGCACCTGCACAAAGCAGAAGTGGATGAAATTGTGTTAGTTGGAGGGTCCACGCGGATTCCCAAAATTAGGGAAGTTATTCGGGACTTCTTTGGAAAGGAACCCAACACCTCTGTAGATCCCGACCTGGCAGTGGTGACGGGCGTAGCCATCCAAGCAGGAATTCTTGCTGGGTCCTGGCCTCTCCAAGTCAGTGCTATAGAAATCCCTAACAAGCATTTACGGAAGACTAATtttaactga